One window of the Candidatus Babeliales bacterium genome contains the following:
- a CDS encoding ATP-binding protein, translated as MNQLRLITLISLFSFLSSAQEKQQTPTDKSVHFNLTPLYIPDPEYFQQNAGDQQNATEKSIAQENQTIDKTPLPRPAQWILESSIENAPKLVKGIFTYLQLRSRCLLSNQPIINIPSFHRFILVGPPGSGKTTLACAIAEILGYTYAFIPATNFLGKFRNDTAINLQKTLTQCIADGSKKVIIIDELHKLFEHHKSEQTDHSQTAASFWLMLDHIEKFFPNIIVIGTANNVDKLPPEIKSRFAGKIINIQAPDKEQKIQIFKNSIIHDQSIELDPSITDAFIAKTIQQMEQQSLRDIRSFIDSAKIFYYAEQTTFNPKLPIVLTKMHFQQALNQLQTESQTLKEGFSDQLCKKLQPWGVVFAIAANIITLIKASHELACKTEFLIKKYSH; from the coding sequence ATGAACCAACTTAGATTAATTACTTTAATATCTTTATTCAGCTTCTTATCATCTGCCCAAGAAAAACAACAGACGCCAACTGACAAATCAGTACATTTTAATCTGACACCATTATATATACCTGATCCTGAGTATTTTCAGCAAAATGCAGGAGACCAACAAAATGCAACGGAAAAAAGTATTGCTCAGGAAAATCAAACAATAGACAAAACTCCATTACCAAGACCTGCACAATGGATTTTAGAATCATCAATAGAAAACGCTCCAAAATTAGTAAAAGGAATTTTTACATATTTACAATTACGTTCACGTTGCCTTCTCTCAAATCAACCCATTATAAATATACCATCTTTTCATCGCTTTATTTTAGTAGGTCCACCAGGATCAGGCAAAACAACGTTAGCCTGCGCAATAGCTGAAATACTTGGATATACTTATGCATTTATTCCAGCAACAAACTTTTTAGGTAAATTTAGAAATGACACTGCTATCAATCTACAAAAAACCTTAACACAATGCATTGCAGATGGATCAAAAAAAGTCATCATTATCGATGAATTGCATAAATTATTTGAACACCATAAAAGCGAACAAACTGACCATTCACAAACTGCTGCAAGCTTTTGGCTCATGCTTGATCATATAGAAAAATTCTTTCCTAACATCATTGTCATTGGTACTGCTAATAATGTTGACAAATTACCTCCAGAGATTAAAAGTCGCTTTGCAGGGAAAATTATTAACATACAAGCTCCTGATAAAGAGCAAAAAATTCAAATCTTTAAAAATAGTATTATACATGATCAATCGATAGAGCTTGATCCATCAATTACAGATGCATTTATTGCAAAAACAATACAACAAATGGAGCAACAATCATTACGTGACATACGTTCATTTATTGATTCAGCAAAAATATTTTACTATGCGGAGCAAACTACTTTTAATCCAAAATTACCTATTGTTTTAACAAAAATGCATTTTCAACAAGCGCTTAATCAATTGCAAACAGAATCACAAACATTAAAAGAAGGTTTCTCAGACCAACTTTGTAAAAAATTACAACCGTGGGGTGTTGTTTTTGCAATTGCTGCCAACATAATCACACTCATAAAGGCTTCGCATGAATTAGCATGTAAAACTGAATTTCTTATAAAAAAATACAGTCACTAA